A window of Candidatus Methylomirabilota bacterium contains these coding sequences:
- a CDS encoding amidase family protein, giving the protein LARVERLNPRLDAFLTVTADLARHQARAAEERARRGILLGPLDGIPYSIKDLEPTAGIRTTFGSKWFADHVPAEDGAVAGRLKATGAVLLGKTNTPHFGHKDSCDNLLGPPCKNPWKLDRTSGASSGGAGSAVAAGLGPVAHGSDGGGSIRIPAALCGIFGLKPSFGRVPYHPSPDYWAARSHNGPMTRTVRDAALLLQALAGADPRDPLTIDSPPEDYLAACDGDLRGLTVVWSADLGYGPVDPEVRAITEAAAGRFADLGAKLEARDPGWPDPGAFHKVIYEVGVAARQMDRAAEHPEWIEPSFRQMIENARGVSAVDHGKALLQRSIFYDQARRFFETCDLLLTPQMPVGAWSAEPGPSQGPSTIGGRPTPTLFDRLAFTFPFNLTGQPAATVPCGFTSEGLPVGLQIVGRWHADATVLRAAAGFEALQPWAHRRPPLD; this is encoded by the coding sequence GCTGGCCCGGGTCGAGCGCCTGAACCCGCGGCTCGACGCCTTCCTCACCGTCACCGCCGATCTCGCCCGCCACCAGGCGCGGGCGGCGGAGGAGCGTGCGCGGCGGGGCATTTTGCTGGGCCCCCTCGATGGGATCCCGTACTCGATCAAGGATCTCGAGCCGACGGCCGGCATCCGCACGACCTTCGGGTCGAAGTGGTTCGCGGACCACGTGCCGGCCGAAGACGGGGCCGTGGCCGGCCGGCTCAAGGCGACCGGCGCCGTGCTCCTCGGCAAGACCAATACCCCGCACTTCGGCCACAAGGACTCCTGTGACAACCTGCTCGGGCCGCCGTGCAAGAACCCCTGGAAGCTCGACCGCACCTCGGGTGCCTCGTCGGGGGGCGCCGGGAGCGCCGTCGCGGCCGGCCTCGGGCCCGTGGCTCACGGCTCCGACGGCGGAGGCTCCATCCGCATCCCCGCCGCCCTCTGCGGGATCTTCGGGCTCAAGCCGTCGTTCGGCCGGGTCCCCTATCACCCCTCCCCCGACTACTGGGCCGCGCGCTCCCACAACGGGCCGATGACCCGCACGGTACGGGATGCGGCCCTGCTCCTCCAGGCCCTGGCGGGCGCCGATCCGCGTGATCCGCTCACCATCGACTCACCGCCCGAGGACTACCTGGCCGCCTGCGACGGCGACCTCCGGGGCCTCACCGTCGTCTGGAGCGCCGATCTCGGCTACGGGCCCGTCGACCCCGAGGTCCGGGCCATCACCGAGGCCGCCGCCGGACGCTTCGCGGACCTCGGCGCCAAGCTCGAGGCGCGCGACCCGGGCTGGCCCGACCCCGGCGCGTTCCACAAGGTCATCTACGAGGTCGGCGTGGCGGCGCGCCAGATGGACCGGGCGGCCGAGCACCCGGAGTGGATCGAGCCGAGCTTCCGCCAGATGATCGAGAACGCCCGAGGCGTGTCGGCGGTCGACCACGGCAAGGCGCTCCTCCAGCGGAGCATCTTCTACGACCAGGCCCGCCGGTTCTTCGAGACGTGCGACCTCCTGCTGACGCCCCAGATGCCGGTCGGCGCCTGGTCAGCCGAGCCCGGTCCGAGCCAGGGGCCATCGACGATCGGCGGCCGGCCCACGCCCACCCTCTTCGACCGCCTGGCATTCACCTTCCCCTTCAATCTGACCGGGCAGCCGGCGGCCACGGTCCCTTGCGGCTTCACCTCCGAGGGCCTTCCGGTCGGGCTCCAGATCGTCGGCCGCTGGCACGCCGACGCGACGGTGCTCCGGGCCGCCGCCGGCTTCGAGGCGCTCCAGCCCTGGGCCCACCGCCGGCCGCCGCTGGACTGA